A section of the Platichthys flesus chromosome 22, fPlaFle2.1, whole genome shotgun sequence genome encodes:
- the lrrfip1b gene encoding leucine-rich repeat flightless-interacting protein 2 isoform X4 — MMGTQGPGRKRIPNRDKVTAEDDALNRVAREAEARLAAKRAARAEAREIRMKELERQQKEEDSERYSRLSRRNTSVSDDEEKMSVGSRGSCRPSEPSMFLGSASRASSRTSSARASPVVEEKPDRDFLDKSSRTALTLSASTLTSLGGASSRRGSCDTSFSGETEASIREIKDSLAEAEERYRRAMVSNAQLHNEKSSLMYQVETLREELSDMEEQLWEERRHGGDTKKELELEHQSHSFLQFQFKEMKETLRQTEEMLTEVSELRLQSNSYCQEVSDLQEVLQWKQKKIAALEREREISDIVRIERDRLRDEATQLRGLLKKHGVVVSPEISTNGETGQTEADVTTDSGFLLAQDRCHGSRESMLGNSGARCPAEGSKFQQDDMRKSLKILNRSQSLEFLSDEQTNRDTSHEGVKKRVEDEKKEGTKQMKTGSSVTRLNNHNIKPEFRSSPQGVLVTENKRSFKHRGTVHGGTPSLASEPERYKKFHELVSLVRRSSTKQVVSRRAANRRSNLTRKQTSAIQLKQKHVKEKLMSDFTQTSLSAVESRDKDVKTTSEEQSSGEDKRKNMMIRRENQFINMSSEIHEVDLSENEMMEATDQVCRLLKNSAENVCEKEFSRSGTDVKLCETSEEETSAERQNSQEKPEKKIHEEEEGDVSSEPHKHQRTETLGRLEQTLHRLIRDVIQNHSFLSEKKNSTQEEEEEEVQSSSASKLPSVSAATHKLTHHDLFNVSHQRRSEVTWTSSPEETCDDQRDCAALTTSCRFQFVFVESHFAEPEETRSAESPQRSGVPTETDVNLRRRLSTNRHVDQSSKIRRLIETTADQIKSFMVTGFTTTSFQEGRLDEDPQSSPAHLDETMEGGETLADGVESCEEADEESVTLQRGPMTEVVNENVEVVVVA; from the exons ATGATGGGGACTCAGGGTCCCGGCAGGAAGAGGATCCCGAACAGGGACAAGGTGACGGCTGAGGACGACGCTCTGAACCGGGTCGCACGAGAG GCGGAGGCGCGGCTGGCGGCGAAGCGAGCGGCGAGAGCTGAGGCCCGAGAAATCAGGATGAAGGAGCTGGAGCGACAGCAGAAGGAG GAGGACAGTGAACGTTACTCTCGTCTCTCTCGGAGAAACACTTCG gtgtcGGACGATGAGGAGAAAATGTCCGTCGGCAGCCGAGGAAGTTGCAGG CCATCGGAGCCCAGCATGTTTCTTGGCTCCGCCTCTCGAGCCTCATCGAGGACGAGTTCAGCCCGAGCGAGTCCAGTG gtggaggagaaaccGGACAGAGACTTCCTGGACAAA AGTTCCAGGACGGCTTTGACTCTGTCGGCTTCCACGCTCACGTCTCTGGGCGGAGCTTCGTCTCGAAGAGGAAGCTGTGACACATCGTTCTCTGGGGAGACGGAAGCGTCCATCAGAGAAATCAAG GACTCTCTGGCGGAGGCCGAGGAGCGTTACCGCAGAGCGATGGTTTCCAACGCGCAGCTTCACAACGAGAAGTCGTCTCTGATGTATCAGGTGGAGACtctgagggaggagctgagcgacatggaggagcagctgtgggAGGAGCGACGACATGGGGGCGACACcaagaag GAGTTGGAACTCGAGCATCAGTCTCACAGTTTCCTTCAGTTCCAGTTTAAAGAGATGAAAGAAACTTTGAGACAAACTGAAGAAATGCTGACg gaagtgtcagAGCTGCGTCTGCAGAGCAACAGTTACTGTCAGGAAGTTTCTGACCTGCAGGAAGTTCTGCAGTGGAAACAGAAGAAGATCGCG gcgttagagagagagagagaaatctccGACATCGTTCGAATTGAACGAGATCGACTCCGAGACGAAGCGACTCAGCTGCGAGGTTTACTAAAG AAACACGGTGTTGTGGTCTCGCCTGAAATCTCCACCAATGGGGAGACGGGACAGACTGAGGCTGATGTCACCACCGACTCCGGCTTCCTATTGGCTCAGGACAGGTGTCATGGCAGCAGAGAGAGCATGCTGG GGAACAGTGGAGCGCggtgtccagcagagggcagcaaaTTCCAGCAGGACGACATGAGGAAGAGTTTGAAGATTTTGAACCGATCGCAGTCGCTGGAGTTTCTGAGCGACGAACAAACCAATCGTGACACTTCACACGAGGGAGTGAAAAAACGAGTAGAAGacgaaaagaaagaaggaaccaaacaaatgaaaacaggatCTTCAGTCACTCGTTTGAACAATCACAACATTAAACCTGAGTTTCGCTCCTCACCTCAGGGTGTCCTCGTGACAGAAAACAAACGCTCCttcaaacacagaggaacagtTCATGGAGGAACTCCATCATTAGCGTCTGAGCCGGAACGGTACAAAAAATTTCACGAGCTGGTTTCACTCGTTCGCAGAAGTTCAACCAAACAAGTCGTTTCACGCCGAGCTGCAAACAGGAGGTCGAATCTGACGAGGAAACAAACGTCTGCGATTcaactcaaacaaaaacacgtcaAAGAAAAGTTAATGTCTGATTTTACACAAACGTCCTTGTCTGCTGTCGAGAGCCGAGACAAAGACGTCAAAACAACGAGTGAAGAACAAAGTTCAGGAGAAGATAAGAGAAAGAACATGATGATCAGGAGAGAAAACCAATTCATCAACATGTCATCTGAGATCCATGAAGTTGATTTGtctgaaaatgagatgatggaAGCAACAGATCAAGTTTGTCGTCTGTTGAAGAACTCAGCAGAGAACGTCTGTGAGAAGGAGTTCAGTCGCTCTGGAACCGACGTGAAGTTGTGTGAaacatcagaagaagaaacaagtgCAGAACGACAGAATTCGCAGGAGAAACCAGAAAAGAAGATTcacgaggaagaagagggagatgTTTCCTCTGAACCTCACAAACATCAACGAACAGAAACGTTGGGTCGTTTAGAACAAACTCTTCATCGTCTGATCAGAGACGTCATTCAGAATCACAGTTTCCTgtctgagaaaaaaaattcaacacaggaagaagaagaagaagaagttcaaTCTTCCTCAGCATCAAAACTCCCTTCAGTCTCAGCAGCGACGCACAAACTCACTCACCACGACTTGTTTAACGTTTCACATcagagaaggtcagaggtcacatggACGTCGTCTCCGGAGGAAACGTGCGACGATCAACGAGACTGCGCCGCTCTGACGACGAGCTGCCGCTTCCAGTTTGTTTTTGTCGAGTCTCACTTTGCCGAACCTGAGGAGACCAGATCTGCTGAGTCACCTCAGAGATCAGGAGTCCCGACTGAAACCGACGTAAATCTGAGAAGAAGGTTATCGACAAACCGTCACGTGGATCAAAGCTCAAAGATCAGACGCCTCATCGAGACGACAGCGGATCAAATCAAGAGCTTCATGGTCACAGGGTTCACGACGACCAGCTTCCAAGAAGGAAGACTCGATGAGGATCCACAGTCAAGCCCCGCCCACTTGGACGAGACAATGGAAGGCGGGGAGACATTGGCGGACGGCGTGGAAAGCTGCGAGGAGGCAGATGAGGAGTCAGTGACACTGCAACGTGGACCAATGACGGAGGTCGTTAATGAGAATGTGGAAGTCGTTGTGGTGgcgtga
- the lrrfip1b gene encoding trichohyalin isoform X3, whose protein sequence is MMGTQGPGRKRIPNRDKVTAEDDALNRVAREAEARLAAKRAARAEAREIRMKELERQQKEKYYGLDNKWGHIEQWMVSDDEEKMSVGSRGSCRPSEPSMFLGSASRASSRTSSARASPVVEEKPDRDFLDKSSRTALTLSASTLTSLGGASSRRGSCDTSFSGETEASIREIKDSLAEAEERYRRAMVSNAQLHNEKSSLMYQVETLREELSDMEEQLWEERRHGGDTKKELELEHQSHSFLQFQFKEMKETLRQTEEMLTEVSELRLQSNSYCQEVSDLQEVLQWKQKKIAALEREREISDIVRIERDRLRDEATQLRGLLKKHGVVVSPEISTNGETGQTEADVTTDSGFLLAQDRCHGSRESMLGNSGARCPAEGSKFQQDDMRKSLKILNRSQSLEFLSDEQTNRDTSHEGVKKRVEDEKKEGTKQMKTGSSVTRLNNHNIKPEFRSSPQGVLVTENKRSFKHRGTVHGGTPSLASEPERYKKFHELVSLVRRSSTKQVVSRRAANRRSNLTRKQTSAIQLKQKHVKEKLMSDFTQTSLSAVESRDKDVKTTSEEQSSGEDKRKNMMIRRENQFINMSSEIHEVDLSENEMMEATDQVCRLLKNSAENVCEKEFSRSGTDVKLCETSEEETSAERQNSQEKPEKKIHEEEEGDVSSEPHKHQRTETLGRLEQTLHRLIRDVIQNHSFLSEKKNSTQEEEEEEVQSSSASKLPSVSAATHKLTHHDLFNVSHQRRSEVTWTSSPEETCDDQRDCAALTTSCRFQFVFVESHFAEPEETRSAESPQRSGVPTETDVNLRRRLSTNRHVDQSSKIRRLIETTADQIKSFMVTGFTTTSFQEGRLDEDPQSSPAHLDETMEGGETLADGVESCEEADEESVTLQRGPMTEVVNENVEVVVVA, encoded by the exons ATGATGGGGACTCAGGGTCCCGGCAGGAAGAGGATCCCGAACAGGGACAAGGTGACGGCTGAGGACGACGCTCTGAACCGGGTCGCACGAGAG GCGGAGGCGCGGCTGGCGGCGAAGCGAGCGGCGAGAGCTGAGGCCCGAGAAATCAGGATGAAGGAGCTGGAGCGACAGCAGAAGGAG AAGTATTATGGTCTGGATAATAAGTGGGGTCACATTGAACAGTGGATG gtgtcGGACGATGAGGAGAAAATGTCCGTCGGCAGCCGAGGAAGTTGCAGG CCATCGGAGCCCAGCATGTTTCTTGGCTCCGCCTCTCGAGCCTCATCGAGGACGAGTTCAGCCCGAGCGAGTCCAGTG gtggaggagaaaccGGACAGAGACTTCCTGGACAAA AGTTCCAGGACGGCTTTGACTCTGTCGGCTTCCACGCTCACGTCTCTGGGCGGAGCTTCGTCTCGAAGAGGAAGCTGTGACACATCGTTCTCTGGGGAGACGGAAGCGTCCATCAGAGAAATCAAG GACTCTCTGGCGGAGGCCGAGGAGCGTTACCGCAGAGCGATGGTTTCCAACGCGCAGCTTCACAACGAGAAGTCGTCTCTGATGTATCAGGTGGAGACtctgagggaggagctgagcgacatggaggagcagctgtgggAGGAGCGACGACATGGGGGCGACACcaagaag GAGTTGGAACTCGAGCATCAGTCTCACAGTTTCCTTCAGTTCCAGTTTAAAGAGATGAAAGAAACTTTGAGACAAACTGAAGAAATGCTGACg gaagtgtcagAGCTGCGTCTGCAGAGCAACAGTTACTGTCAGGAAGTTTCTGACCTGCAGGAAGTTCTGCAGTGGAAACAGAAGAAGATCGCG gcgttagagagagagagagaaatctccGACATCGTTCGAATTGAACGAGATCGACTCCGAGACGAAGCGACTCAGCTGCGAGGTTTACTAAAG AAACACGGTGTTGTGGTCTCGCCTGAAATCTCCACCAATGGGGAGACGGGACAGACTGAGGCTGATGTCACCACCGACTCCGGCTTCCTATTGGCTCAGGACAGGTGTCATGGCAGCAGAGAGAGCATGCTGG GGAACAGTGGAGCGCggtgtccagcagagggcagcaaaTTCCAGCAGGACGACATGAGGAAGAGTTTGAAGATTTTGAACCGATCGCAGTCGCTGGAGTTTCTGAGCGACGAACAAACCAATCGTGACACTTCACACGAGGGAGTGAAAAAACGAGTAGAAGacgaaaagaaagaaggaaccaaacaaatgaaaacaggatCTTCAGTCACTCGTTTGAACAATCACAACATTAAACCTGAGTTTCGCTCCTCACCTCAGGGTGTCCTCGTGACAGAAAACAAACGCTCCttcaaacacagaggaacagtTCATGGAGGAACTCCATCATTAGCGTCTGAGCCGGAACGGTACAAAAAATTTCACGAGCTGGTTTCACTCGTTCGCAGAAGTTCAACCAAACAAGTCGTTTCACGCCGAGCTGCAAACAGGAGGTCGAATCTGACGAGGAAACAAACGTCTGCGATTcaactcaaacaaaaacacgtcaAAGAAAAGTTAATGTCTGATTTTACACAAACGTCCTTGTCTGCTGTCGAGAGCCGAGACAAAGACGTCAAAACAACGAGTGAAGAACAAAGTTCAGGAGAAGATAAGAGAAAGAACATGATGATCAGGAGAGAAAACCAATTCATCAACATGTCATCTGAGATCCATGAAGTTGATTTGtctgaaaatgagatgatggaAGCAACAGATCAAGTTTGTCGTCTGTTGAAGAACTCAGCAGAGAACGTCTGTGAGAAGGAGTTCAGTCGCTCTGGAACCGACGTGAAGTTGTGTGAaacatcagaagaagaaacaagtgCAGAACGACAGAATTCGCAGGAGAAACCAGAAAAGAAGATTcacgaggaagaagagggagatgTTTCCTCTGAACCTCACAAACATCAACGAACAGAAACGTTGGGTCGTTTAGAACAAACTCTTCATCGTCTGATCAGAGACGTCATTCAGAATCACAGTTTCCTgtctgagaaaaaaaattcaacacaggaagaagaagaagaagaagttcaaTCTTCCTCAGCATCAAAACTCCCTTCAGTCTCAGCAGCGACGCACAAACTCACTCACCACGACTTGTTTAACGTTTCACATcagagaaggtcagaggtcacatggACGTCGTCTCCGGAGGAAACGTGCGACGATCAACGAGACTGCGCCGCTCTGACGACGAGCTGCCGCTTCCAGTTTGTTTTTGTCGAGTCTCACTTTGCCGAACCTGAGGAGACCAGATCTGCTGAGTCACCTCAGAGATCAGGAGTCCCGACTGAAACCGACGTAAATCTGAGAAGAAGGTTATCGACAAACCGTCACGTGGATCAAAGCTCAAAGATCAGACGCCTCATCGAGACGACAGCGGATCAAATCAAGAGCTTCATGGTCACAGGGTTCACGACGACCAGCTTCCAAGAAGGAAGACTCGATGAGGATCCACAGTCAAGCCCCGCCCACTTGGACGAGACAATGGAAGGCGGGGAGACATTGGCGGACGGCGTGGAAAGCTGCGAGGAGGCAGATGAGGAGTCAGTGACACTGCAACGTGGACCAATGACGGAGGTCGTTAATGAGAATGTGGAAGTCGTTGTGGTGgcgtga
- the lrrfip1b gene encoding leucine-rich repeat flightless-interacting protein 1 isoform X6: MMGTQGPGRKRIPNRDKVTAEDDALNRVAREAEARLAAKRAARAEAREIRMKELERQQKELFHTHKKYYGLDNKWGHIEQWMEDSERYSRLSRRNTSVSDDEEKMSVGSRGSCRPSEPSMFLGSASRASSRTSSARASPVVEEKPDRDFLDKSSRTALTLSASTLTSLGGASSRRGSCDTSFSGETEASIREIKDSLAEAEERYRRAMVSNAQLHNEKSSLMYQVETLREELSDMEEQLWEERRHGGDTKKELELEHQSHSFLQFQFKEMKETLRQTEEMLTKHGVVVSPEISTNGETGQTEADVTTDSGFLLAQDRCHGSRESMLGNSGARCPAEGSKFQQDDMRKSLKILNRSQSLEFLSDEQTNRDTSHEGVKKRVEDEKKEGTKQMKTGSSVTRLNNHNIKPEFRSSPQGVLVTENKRSFKHRGTVHGGTPSLASEPERYKKFHELVSLVRRSSTKQVVSRRAANRRSNLTRKQTSAIQLKQKHVKEKLMSDFTQTSLSAVESRDKDVKTTSEEQSSGEDKRKNMMIRRENQFINMSSEIHEVDLSENEMMEATDQVCRLLKNSAENVCEKEFSRSGTDVKLCETSEEETSAERQNSQEKPEKKIHEEEEGDVSSEPHKHQRTETLGRLEQTLHRLIRDVIQNHSFLSEKKNSTQEEEEEEVQSSSASKLPSVSAATHKLTHHDLFNVSHQRRSEVTWTSSPEETCDDQRDCAALTTSCRFQFVFVESHFAEPEETRSAESPQRSGVPTETDVNLRRRLSTNRHVDQSSKIRRLIETTADQIKSFMVTGFTTTSFQEGRLDEDPQSSPAHLDETMEGGETLADGVESCEEADEESVTLQRGPMTEVVNENVEVVVVA, from the exons ATGATGGGGACTCAGGGTCCCGGCAGGAAGAGGATCCCGAACAGGGACAAGGTGACGGCTGAGGACGACGCTCTGAACCGGGTCGCACGAGAG GCGGAGGCGCGGCTGGCGGCGAAGCGAGCGGCGAGAGCTGAGGCCCGAGAAATCAGGATGAAGGAGCTGGAGCGACAGCAGAAGGAG CTCTTCCACACTCATAAG AAGTATTATGGTCTGGATAATAAGTGGGGTCACATTGAACAGTGGATG GAGGACAGTGAACGTTACTCTCGTCTCTCTCGGAGAAACACTTCG gtgtcGGACGATGAGGAGAAAATGTCCGTCGGCAGCCGAGGAAGTTGCAGG CCATCGGAGCCCAGCATGTTTCTTGGCTCCGCCTCTCGAGCCTCATCGAGGACGAGTTCAGCCCGAGCGAGTCCAGTG gtggaggagaaaccGGACAGAGACTTCCTGGACAAA AGTTCCAGGACGGCTTTGACTCTGTCGGCTTCCACGCTCACGTCTCTGGGCGGAGCTTCGTCTCGAAGAGGAAGCTGTGACACATCGTTCTCTGGGGAGACGGAAGCGTCCATCAGAGAAATCAAG GACTCTCTGGCGGAGGCCGAGGAGCGTTACCGCAGAGCGATGGTTTCCAACGCGCAGCTTCACAACGAGAAGTCGTCTCTGATGTATCAGGTGGAGACtctgagggaggagctgagcgacatggaggagcagctgtgggAGGAGCGACGACATGGGGGCGACACcaagaag GAGTTGGAACTCGAGCATCAGTCTCACAGTTTCCTTCAGTTCCAGTTTAAAGAGATGAAAGAAACTTTGAGACAAACTGAAGAAATGCTGACg AAACACGGTGTTGTGGTCTCGCCTGAAATCTCCACCAATGGGGAGACGGGACAGACTGAGGCTGATGTCACCACCGACTCCGGCTTCCTATTGGCTCAGGACAGGTGTCATGGCAGCAGAGAGAGCATGCTGG GGAACAGTGGAGCGCggtgtccagcagagggcagcaaaTTCCAGCAGGACGACATGAGGAAGAGTTTGAAGATTTTGAACCGATCGCAGTCGCTGGAGTTTCTGAGCGACGAACAAACCAATCGTGACACTTCACACGAGGGAGTGAAAAAACGAGTAGAAGacgaaaagaaagaaggaaccaaacaaatgaaaacaggatCTTCAGTCACTCGTTTGAACAATCACAACATTAAACCTGAGTTTCGCTCCTCACCTCAGGGTGTCCTCGTGACAGAAAACAAACGCTCCttcaaacacagaggaacagtTCATGGAGGAACTCCATCATTAGCGTCTGAGCCGGAACGGTACAAAAAATTTCACGAGCTGGTTTCACTCGTTCGCAGAAGTTCAACCAAACAAGTCGTTTCACGCCGAGCTGCAAACAGGAGGTCGAATCTGACGAGGAAACAAACGTCTGCGATTcaactcaaacaaaaacacgtcaAAGAAAAGTTAATGTCTGATTTTACACAAACGTCCTTGTCTGCTGTCGAGAGCCGAGACAAAGACGTCAAAACAACGAGTGAAGAACAAAGTTCAGGAGAAGATAAGAGAAAGAACATGATGATCAGGAGAGAAAACCAATTCATCAACATGTCATCTGAGATCCATGAAGTTGATTTGtctgaaaatgagatgatggaAGCAACAGATCAAGTTTGTCGTCTGTTGAAGAACTCAGCAGAGAACGTCTGTGAGAAGGAGTTCAGTCGCTCTGGAACCGACGTGAAGTTGTGTGAaacatcagaagaagaaacaagtgCAGAACGACAGAATTCGCAGGAGAAACCAGAAAAGAAGATTcacgaggaagaagagggagatgTTTCCTCTGAACCTCACAAACATCAACGAACAGAAACGTTGGGTCGTTTAGAACAAACTCTTCATCGTCTGATCAGAGACGTCATTCAGAATCACAGTTTCCTgtctgagaaaaaaaattcaacacaggaagaagaagaagaagaagttcaaTCTTCCTCAGCATCAAAACTCCCTTCAGTCTCAGCAGCGACGCACAAACTCACTCACCACGACTTGTTTAACGTTTCACATcagagaaggtcagaggtcacatggACGTCGTCTCCGGAGGAAACGTGCGACGATCAACGAGACTGCGCCGCTCTGACGACGAGCTGCCGCTTCCAGTTTGTTTTTGTCGAGTCTCACTTTGCCGAACCTGAGGAGACCAGATCTGCTGAGTCACCTCAGAGATCAGGAGTCCCGACTGAAACCGACGTAAATCTGAGAAGAAGGTTATCGACAAACCGTCACGTGGATCAAAGCTCAAAGATCAGACGCCTCATCGAGACGACAGCGGATCAAATCAAGAGCTTCATGGTCACAGGGTTCACGACGACCAGCTTCCAAGAAGGAAGACTCGATGAGGATCCACAGTCAAGCCCCGCCCACTTGGACGAGACAATGGAAGGCGGGGAGACATTGGCGGACGGCGTGGAAAGCTGCGAGGAGGCAGATGAGGAGTCAGTGACACTGCAACGTGGACCAATGACGGAGGTCGTTAATGAGAATGTGGAAGTCGTTGTGGTGgcgtga
- the lrrfip1b gene encoding trichohyalin isoform X5: protein MMGTQGPGRKRIPNRDKVTAEDDALNRVAREAEARLAAKRAARAEAREIRMKELERQQKEVSDDEEKMSVGSRGSCRPSEPSMFLGSASRASSRTSSARASPVVEEKPDRDFLDKSSRTALTLSASTLTSLGGASSRRGSCDTSFSGETEASIREIKDSLAEAEERYRRAMVSNAQLHNEKSSLMYQVETLREELSDMEEQLWEERRHGGDTKKELELEHQSHSFLQFQFKEMKETLRQTEEMLTEVSELRLQSNSYCQEVSDLQEVLQWKQKKIAALEREREISDIVRIERDRLRDEATQLRGLLKKHGVVVSPEISTNGETGQTEADVTTDSGFLLAQDRCHGSRESMLGNSGARCPAEGSKFQQDDMRKSLKILNRSQSLEFLSDEQTNRDTSHEGVKKRVEDEKKEGTKQMKTGSSVTRLNNHNIKPEFRSSPQGVLVTENKRSFKHRGTVHGGTPSLASEPERYKKFHELVSLVRRSSTKQVVSRRAANRRSNLTRKQTSAIQLKQKHVKEKLMSDFTQTSLSAVESRDKDVKTTSEEQSSGEDKRKNMMIRRENQFINMSSEIHEVDLSENEMMEATDQVCRLLKNSAENVCEKEFSRSGTDVKLCETSEEETSAERQNSQEKPEKKIHEEEEGDVSSEPHKHQRTETLGRLEQTLHRLIRDVIQNHSFLSEKKNSTQEEEEEEVQSSSASKLPSVSAATHKLTHHDLFNVSHQRRSEVTWTSSPEETCDDQRDCAALTTSCRFQFVFVESHFAEPEETRSAESPQRSGVPTETDVNLRRRLSTNRHVDQSSKIRRLIETTADQIKSFMVTGFTTTSFQEGRLDEDPQSSPAHLDETMEGGETLADGVESCEEADEESVTLQRGPMTEVVNENVEVVVVA from the exons ATGATGGGGACTCAGGGTCCCGGCAGGAAGAGGATCCCGAACAGGGACAAGGTGACGGCTGAGGACGACGCTCTGAACCGGGTCGCACGAGAG GCGGAGGCGCGGCTGGCGGCGAAGCGAGCGGCGAGAGCTGAGGCCCGAGAAATCAGGATGAAGGAGCTGGAGCGACAGCAGAAGGAG gtgtcGGACGATGAGGAGAAAATGTCCGTCGGCAGCCGAGGAAGTTGCAGG CCATCGGAGCCCAGCATGTTTCTTGGCTCCGCCTCTCGAGCCTCATCGAGGACGAGTTCAGCCCGAGCGAGTCCAGTG gtggaggagaaaccGGACAGAGACTTCCTGGACAAA AGTTCCAGGACGGCTTTGACTCTGTCGGCTTCCACGCTCACGTCTCTGGGCGGAGCTTCGTCTCGAAGAGGAAGCTGTGACACATCGTTCTCTGGGGAGACGGAAGCGTCCATCAGAGAAATCAAG GACTCTCTGGCGGAGGCCGAGGAGCGTTACCGCAGAGCGATGGTTTCCAACGCGCAGCTTCACAACGAGAAGTCGTCTCTGATGTATCAGGTGGAGACtctgagggaggagctgagcgacatggaggagcagctgtgggAGGAGCGACGACATGGGGGCGACACcaagaag GAGTTGGAACTCGAGCATCAGTCTCACAGTTTCCTTCAGTTCCAGTTTAAAGAGATGAAAGAAACTTTGAGACAAACTGAAGAAATGCTGACg gaagtgtcagAGCTGCGTCTGCAGAGCAACAGTTACTGTCAGGAAGTTTCTGACCTGCAGGAAGTTCTGCAGTGGAAACAGAAGAAGATCGCG gcgttagagagagagagagaaatctccGACATCGTTCGAATTGAACGAGATCGACTCCGAGACGAAGCGACTCAGCTGCGAGGTTTACTAAAG AAACACGGTGTTGTGGTCTCGCCTGAAATCTCCACCAATGGGGAGACGGGACAGACTGAGGCTGATGTCACCACCGACTCCGGCTTCCTATTGGCTCAGGACAGGTGTCATGGCAGCAGAGAGAGCATGCTGG GGAACAGTGGAGCGCggtgtccagcagagggcagcaaaTTCCAGCAGGACGACATGAGGAAGAGTTTGAAGATTTTGAACCGATCGCAGTCGCTGGAGTTTCTGAGCGACGAACAAACCAATCGTGACACTTCACACGAGGGAGTGAAAAAACGAGTAGAAGacgaaaagaaagaaggaaccaaacaaatgaaaacaggatCTTCAGTCACTCGTTTGAACAATCACAACATTAAACCTGAGTTTCGCTCCTCACCTCAGGGTGTCCTCGTGACAGAAAACAAACGCTCCttcaaacacagaggaacagtTCATGGAGGAACTCCATCATTAGCGTCTGAGCCGGAACGGTACAAAAAATTTCACGAGCTGGTTTCACTCGTTCGCAGAAGTTCAACCAAACAAGTCGTTTCACGCCGAGCTGCAAACAGGAGGTCGAATCTGACGAGGAAACAAACGTCTGCGATTcaactcaaacaaaaacacgtcaAAGAAAAGTTAATGTCTGATTTTACACAAACGTCCTTGTCTGCTGTCGAGAGCCGAGACAAAGACGTCAAAACAACGAGTGAAGAACAAAGTTCAGGAGAAGATAAGAGAAAGAACATGATGATCAGGAGAGAAAACCAATTCATCAACATGTCATCTGAGATCCATGAAGTTGATTTGtctgaaaatgagatgatggaAGCAACAGATCAAGTTTGTCGTCTGTTGAAGAACTCAGCAGAGAACGTCTGTGAGAAGGAGTTCAGTCGCTCTGGAACCGACGTGAAGTTGTGTGAaacatcagaagaagaaacaagtgCAGAACGACAGAATTCGCAGGAGAAACCAGAAAAGAAGATTcacgaggaagaagagggagatgTTTCCTCTGAACCTCACAAACATCAACGAACAGAAACGTTGGGTCGTTTAGAACAAACTCTTCATCGTCTGATCAGAGACGTCATTCAGAATCACAGTTTCCTgtctgagaaaaaaaattcaacacaggaagaagaagaagaagaagttcaaTCTTCCTCAGCATCAAAACTCCCTTCAGTCTCAGCAGCGACGCACAAACTCACTCACCACGACTTGTTTAACGTTTCACATcagagaaggtcagaggtcacatggACGTCGTCTCCGGAGGAAACGTGCGACGATCAACGAGACTGCGCCGCTCTGACGACGAGCTGCCGCTTCCAGTTTGTTTTTGTCGAGTCTCACTTTGCCGAACCTGAGGAGACCAGATCTGCTGAGTCACCTCAGAGATCAGGAGTCCCGACTGAAACCGACGTAAATCTGAGAAGAAGGTTATCGACAAACCGTCACGTGGATCAAAGCTCAAAGATCAGACGCCTCATCGAGACGACAGCGGATCAAATCAAGAGCTTCATGGTCACAGGGTTCACGACGACCAGCTTCCAAGAAGGAAGACTCGATGAGGATCCACAGTCAAGCCCCGCCCACTTGGACGAGACAATGGAAGGCGGGGAGACATTGGCGGACGGCGTGGAAAGCTGCGAGGAGGCAGATGAGGAGTCAGTGACACTGCAACGTGGACCAATGACGGAGGTCGTTAATGAGAATGTGGAAGTCGTTGTGGTGgcgtga